CCGCCGGGCGGCCAATCGAGGGTCTGACGCTGCTGCCGGGTTGGGAGAGCTTCGTCGGGGCGGGGCCGATGCCGATGCGGCACGGGCTGACGCTCGGCGAACTCGGGCGCTGGTTCATCGATCACTACAAGCTCAACGTCGCGTATCGTGTGATCGCGATGGAGGGCTATGCGCCCGACGCCGCGCCGGGCTTCGGGTGGCCGACCGATCGCATCTGGATCAACCCCAGCCCGAACGCGCCAAACCTCAACATGGCGCGCGCCTATGCGGGTACGGTGATGCTCGAGGGCACGACGCTCAGTGAAGGGCGGGGGACGACGCGGCCGCTCGAGCTGTTCGGCGCGCCCGACATCGATGCGCGCGCGGTGCTGGCCGAAATGCGGCGGACGGGGCCGGAGTGGCTTAATGGATGCGTCCTGCGCGACGTGAGCTTCGAGCCGACGTTCCACAAGCATGTCCACCAGCTGTGTGCCGGCCTGCACATCCATGCCGAAGGGGCGGCCTATGATCACGACGCGTTCAAGCCGTGGCGGTTGCAGGCGCTCGCGTTCAAGGCGATCCGCACGCTCTACCCGGGTTACCCGCTGTGGCGCGACTTTCCGTATGAATATGTGTTCGACAAGCTGGCGATCGACGTCATCAACGGCGGACCGGGGTTGCGGGAATGGGTCGACGACGCGGGGGCGCAGCCGGGGGATCTCGATGCGCTGACGCAGCCGGACGAAGCGGCGTGGGAGGACGCGCGGCGCGCGTATCTGCTGTACTGATGCGCGCATCACCCCCTCGTTCGTCATTCCCCCGGAAGCGGGGATCAATAGTCGCTGGTTTCGCGGATAGAGCCTTGAGCTCAGCCACAATCTATTCCCGCGTTCGCGGGAATGCCGATGGTTGGTGCGCGGGAGGCGCCCCATGTTGACCGGCCTGATCTTCGCGACCGAAGATGCCGAGGACCGTCCCGATGCGCTTGCGGCGACGCTGCCGTTCGGCGGGGCGACGCTGATCGAATATCAGGCGCGGTTGCTGGCGGCGGTGGGCGTCAGTCACCTGCTGGTCGCCGTGTCGCGCGTGACCCCGGCGTTGCTCGGCGCGACGAGCCGGATCGCCAGCCGCGGCGTGACGGTCGACGTGGTGCGGTCGGCGGAGGAGGCGACCGCAAAGGTCCATCCGCTGGCGCAGGTCATCGTCGTCGCCGACGGTCTGGTCACGACCGACGCCGTCATCGAATGGCTGGCGTCCGAAACCCACGAAGCGCTGCTTGTCACTCGCGATGGCGACGGCAGTGGCGGGATCGAGCGTGTCGACAATTCGCACAGCTGGGCAGGGCTCGCGCGTGTCCCGGCGGGGCGACTGGCCGATGTCGCCTCGCTTCCCGCCGATTACGACTTTCAATCGACATTGCTGCGCCAGACGGTTGCGGCGCGGGCGGTGCAGTTATTGCTGCCGCCTGCGACCGGCCGGACGCGTCACGGTGTCGAGCGGAACTCGGCGGCGTTGCTGCGACGGTCGAAGTCGGTGCTGGCGGCCCTCGGCGATCGGCGAACGGCATGGACCGACCGGTTCATCTTTACGCCGATTACCGGCTGGACTTTGCCGTATCTGGTTGCTCGGGGCGTTCCGGCCTGGGCGGTCACGGCGGCGGGTGGGGTCGCGGGCATCGCCGCAGTCGCACTGCTCGTAACGATGATGCCCGCGGCAGGGATCGCGGTCAGCCTGATCGGCATGGCAGCCCTGTCGACGGGATCGATGCTCAGCTGGCTGCGCGGCGAGGACCGGTTGGCGCGCACGCAGGAGCGCTCCATTCAGGGGCTGGCGGCAGCGGTGGTGCTGCTGGCCGGTGTCGACGCGATGCGCACGAGCGGCGACGGCACCGGACTTGCCCTTGCGCTCACGACGATTGCCTTGGCCGTGCTGTTGGAACGCGCGCCCGTTCCGCGGCGACGCTGGTGGGCGACGCCCGCAGCGCATCCACTGATCCTGCTGCCGTCGGCGGTTGCCGGCTATCCGGTCGTCGGTCTGGCTGTCTCCGCGCTGTATGCGCTGATTTCCCTCGGCGCAGCGATTGAGGCGATTCGCGAAAAGCCTTAGGGCCGCTTTAACGACGGCGCGGCTAGACCGGGAAACAATGACGGACGCTTCCGCCATCACGCATAAGGCGCAGGGCGCCGGGGTGCGGGCTTTGCTGGCCCGCGCCGCCGGGGCCGATTCGCGCGCCCGTATCGCGCTCAATGCGTCGATCACCGATGCCTTCCTGCCAGCCGAAGGGCGGTTGGACGACCGGACCCGCGCCGCTCTCGCCGCGCTGGTTGAAGCGATGGTCGGCGTGGTCGAAGGCGAACTGACCGAATATTCGATACGCTTGCTCAGTACGCGCGGCGCGCGCACGGCGGCGGAGCGTCTGACCGACAAGCCGGCGCCGGTC
The nucleotide sequence above comes from Roseomonas aeriglobus. Encoded proteins:
- a CDS encoding DUF1343 domain-containing protein, translated to MKFGIDRLLSDPELLKTLDGRRVALLAHPASVTADLTHSLDALVASGVQVTAAFGPQHGLRGDKQDNMMESPDFDDPVHGIPVFSLYGEVRRPTGQSMHTFDVMLVDLQDLGCRIYTFITTLLYVLEAAAEHGKEVWVLDRPNPAGRPIEGLTLLPGWESFVGAGPMPMRHGLTLGELGRWFIDHYKLNVAYRVIAMEGYAPDAAPGFGWPTDRIWINPSPNAPNLNMARAYAGTVMLEGTTLSEGRGTTRPLELFGAPDIDARAVLAEMRRTGPEWLNGCVLRDVSFEPTFHKHVHQLCAGLHIHAEGAAYDHDAFKPWRLQALAFKAIRTLYPGYPLWRDFPYEYVFDKLAIDVINGGPGLREWVDDAGAQPGDLDALTQPDEAAWEDARRAYLLY